Sequence from the Thermococcus sp. CX2 genome:
GAAACTGCATTACAAGATATGCCACTGGATTATTTAACCCTTTCTATTACTCGAAGTGAAACTCTAGATAAAATCAAGTTATACTAGTACGAACGTCAGACCATTGCACATATATAACCTCGTGTGATGTAGATTAATGCCCCTTTAAAACCTGGACCAGTCAGATTTCTCAAATGTCCGGCGCATCCCCACAAAGGTTAATACCGAACGAACACACGCAAGGGTTTAAAACGCCTAACCCTTTTATACTCCCAGGACAAAAACTGAGAGGGTGATGATGATGAAAGCGTATCTGGCCGAGAACGTCAGGGGCATCTACGCCTTTGACGAGAGCGGTGACCTCATTGGGCAGAAGGTCTTTTCGGGAAGACCAGAGGCGAGCCTGGACAAACTCCTGAAGGGCGAGCCGAGTGAGGAATTGCTCTCATTTCTCGAGGAGCTCAAAAGCCAAGGCTACGACGAGTTCGTGGTCGAGGATGCGGAGCTGAGCAGAAAGCTCAAGGATCTTGGCTACAACGCAGTGAGCGAGTTCCCCAACCTGGCCGGCAAGAAGCTCCGTGAAAGCCCGGAAGAGTTTCTCGGAAAGGACTGGTTTGAGGAGTACTTCACCGTTGGCGTCGCCCTCACCAGGATGAGGATACAGGAGCAGAGCGGAGCAAGAGACAAGATGATAATCCAGGCCATCGAGGCCTTGGATGATATAGACAAGGTCGTCAATCTGCTCGTTTCGAGGCTTAGGGAGTGGTACAGCCTGCACTTCCCCGAGCTCGACGAGCTCCTGCCGAAGCACCAGCAGTACGTCGCCTTCGTGAAGGCAATCGGACACAGGGACAACGCAACGAGGGAGAGGCTCGAAGAGCTCGGACTGAGCGAGGGCAAGATAGAGAAGATACTCAAGGCCAAAGAGACCACCATGGGAGCGCAGATGGACGAGACCGACCTCAAGGTCGTGAAGGACTTCGCCGAGGAGATAGACAGGCTCTACAGGCTCCGCGCCGAGATAGAGGACTACCTCGAGAGGGCCATGGACGACGTCGCGCCAAACCTCAAGGCCCTCGTCGGAGCGAAGCTCGGAGCCAGGCTCATCAGCCTTGCGGGAGGCCTAAGGGAGCTTGCCATGATGCCGGCTTCAACCATACAGGTGCTCGGTGCAGAGAAGGCCCTCTTCAGACACCTAAGGAGCGGTGCCAAGCCGCCCAAGCACGGTGTCATCTTTCAGTATCCAGCCATAAACCGCTCGCCGTGGTGGCAGAGGGGTAAGATAGCGAGGGCCCTTGCTGGAAAGCTGGCCATAGCAGCGCGCGTTGATTACTTCTCAGGCGAATACATAGCCGAGGAGCTCAAACAGGAGATAGAGACGAGGATTAAGGAGATCAAGGAGAAGTACCCGAACCCGCCCAAGAGGAAGGCCAAGAAGCCTGAAAAGAAAGAGAAGGGCAAGAAGTTCAAAAAGAAGGGCAAGGAGAAGTTCAGAGGAAAGGAGAAGAAAAAGGCTAAGGGTGGAAAAGGCGAGAAGCCCGGCAAGGGTGGAAAGAAGAAAAAGAAGGGCGGTAAGAGGTGATTTGAATGAAGATTAAGAAGCACAAGTTCCCGGGCGTTTACGTCTTCATCGATGAGGACGGGAGCGAGAAGATAGCCACCAAGAACCTCGTCCCTGGCCAGAAGGTCTACGGCGAGAGGCTGATAAAGTTCGAGGGAGAAGAATACAGGGTCTGGAACCCGAGGCGCTCGAAGCTCGGCGCGGCCATACTGAACGGCCTCAAGCACTTCCCGATTAAGCCCGGATCAAGCGTCCTCTACCTGGGCGTTGCGAGCGGAACCACTGCTTCCCACGTCAGCGACATCGTCGGCTGGGAGGGCAGGGTCTTCGGCGTGGAGTTCTCTCCGAGGGTTCTCAGGGAGCTTGTACCAATCGTCGAAGAGAGGAGGAACATCGTTCCCATTCTCGGTGACGCAACGAAGCCAGAGGAATACCGCGCGCTGGTTCCCCAGGTGGACGTCATCTTTGAGGACGTGGCTCAGCCTACGCAGGCAAAGATACTCATCGACAACGCCAAGGTCTATCTCAGAAGCGGTGGCTATGCCATGATATCCGTCAAGAGCAGGAGCATAGACGTTACCAAAGAGCCCGAGCAGGTCTTTAAGGAGGTCGAGAAGGAGCTTGCGACCTACTTCGAGGTCGTCGAGAGGCTTTCGCTCGAGCCCTACGAGAAGGACCACGCACTCTTCGTGGTCAGGAAGCCTTAGGCTTCACGGGTTCTGGGCATCTTTGTCTTTAATTTTGAGGGCCGGATAATCAGGGGGTTGGGATGGCGGACAGCTCACTGGTGCCCCTTTTGGTCGTGCTGACCCCGATTCTCCTGACGGTGTCCTTTGTGGCAGTGATGATAAAGCGGTATCTGGATGAATACGTTCCCAGGAAAGTGGTCGTGAGGCACGAAAACGGCAAAGTGGCCCTTGTGATAGAGACAAAGAGAGGAAGCACCCGCATCAGAGTGAGGGACTTCAGCGTCAGGGATTGCCGGGAAGTGCTCGAAGTGAGAACCAACGGGCTTGGATTCGGCAGGTACAGGCTGGGGAGATACACGGGCCGGTATGGGGAGGTTATCTCATACGCTATCTCGGATTCAGGGATGCTCATAGAGGATACAAACGGGAAAAGGTACTACCTTGCTTTTGACAACATTGATGAAGTCGTGGATGCGATAATGGATGACAGCATAAGAGAGAAGGCAATAAAGGTGAGAGATAAAGCGAAGGAAAATAGAGATTAAAGGGATCGGCAGTATCCCAGAAACAACAACATTTTCTGAAAGTCTTGTCACTTAGAGACTCGGTTGAATTCAGATGAGCTTCACCGGGTATCGCCAATCGTCGAAAAAGCCTTTCACTTTCACCGAAAGACTTTTATAAGGCCCACCTCAACCTTAGGCGGAGTTACGTTCAACTTTTGTAGGTGATGCCGCATGAGAAAGCTCTTGAAGCCCATCAAGGACGTCGGTATCGTCGGCTATGGTGCCTACGTTCCGAGGTATAGAATCAAAGCCGAAGAGATCGGAAGGGTCTGGGGAGTTTCGAGCTTCCCGATCGAGGAGAAAGCCGTTCCAGGTCTTGACGAGGATGCGCTCACCATAGGAATTGAGGCCGCTCGCAACGCCCTCAAGAGGGCGGGAATAGACCCCAAGCTCATCAGGGCGGTGTGGTTTGGCTCGGAGTCCAAGCCCTACGCCGTTAAGCCCACCGGGACTGTAATAGCTGAAGCCATCGGTGCAACTCCAGATGTGAGCACCGCCGACTTCGAGTTTGCCTGTAAGGCTGGAACCGAGGCACTTCAGACCGCCATCGGTTTTGTCGGCTCAGGAATGGCCGACTACGCTATGGCCATCGGAGCGGACACTGCCCAGGGAAGGCCCGGCGACCACCTCGAATTCACTGCTGGAGCCGGTGGAGCCGCCTTCATCGTTGGCGAGAAGAGCAGCGAGACCGTTGCCTACTTCGAGGGCAGCTACTCATACGTCACAGACACTCCTGACTTCTGGAGGAGGCAGCACGAACACTACCCGAGGCACGGAAACAGGTTCACCGGAGAGCCGGCATACTTCCACCACATAGTCAACGCCGCCAAGACCCTGATGGAGGAGCTCGGTTTAACCGTCAACGACTTCGACTATGCCGTCTTCCACCAGCCCAACGTCAAGTTCCCGCTCACCGTCGGCAAGATTCTTGGAATCCCCAAGGAGAAGATACTCCCCGGACTGCTCACCGGAATCATAGGAAACACCTACAGCGGTGCGACCATGGTGGGCGTTTCTGCCGTTCTCGACATCGCCAAGCCCGGCGACAGAATACTGTGGGTCTCCTTCGGTTCTGGAGCAGGAAGCGATGCCTTCAGCATCGTCGTACAGGATGCCATAGAGGAGAAGCGCGACCTCGCTCCAAAGACCATGGACTACGTGAACAGGAAGAAGTACATCGACTACGCCCTCTACGCGAAGGCGAGAAGGAAGTACATAATGTGAGGTGGTTGAGATGAGGAAAGCCGTCATAATCGGTGCAGGCATGACCCCGGTTGGTGAGCACTGGAAGCTCGCCCTCCGCGACCTGGCCGTCGAGGCCGTTCTCAACGCGATGGACGATGCTGGAATAGACAAGGTTGATTCCCTTTACGTCGGAAACATGATTTCAGGCCCATTCGTCGAGCAGGAGAACCTCGGTTCGCTCATAGCCGACTGGGCTGGCTTAGGAAACATCCCGGCAGTAAAGATCGAAGCTGCCTGTGCCAGCGGCGGTGCCGCGGTTCAGGAGGGAGTTAAAGCTGTCCTGAGCGGCCTCGAGGACGTCGTGGCCGTAGTCGGCGTCGAGAAAATGACCGATGCCTGGCCGAACGATGCCACGCGTTACCTCGCCTACGCCGCCGATGCTGAGTGGGAGCTCTTCCACGGGGCGAGCTTCGTGGCGCTCAACGCGCTCGTGATGCGCTACTACATGAAGACCTACGGCTACACCGAGGAGGACCTGGCTCTTTTCGCGGTAAATGCCCACACCAACGGAGCAAAGAACCCCTACGCGATGTTCAAGAGGCCGATAAAGCTTGAGACAGTCTTAAAGAGCCCCTACATCGCTGATCCGCTCAAGCTATTCGATGCTTCCCCGGTCTGTGACGGTGCCGCGGCGGTGATAATCACAACTCCAGAGAAGGCCAAGGAGCTCGGTGTTCCAAAGGAGAAGTGGGTAGAAGTGGCGGGAATGGGAAGGGCCATCGACACAATCAACCTCGCCAACAGGGAAGACTTACTCACGCTCAAAGCGGCAAAGGTTGCCGCCGAAAGGGCCTACAAGATGGCTGGCGTTGAGCCAAAGGACATCGACTTCTTCGAGATCCACGACGCGTTCACCATCATGGCCGCACTCAGCCTCGAGGCCCTCGGAGTAGCGAAGAAGGGAGAGGGTGCGAAGCTCGCCAGAGAAGGTCAGATCGCCATCGATGCCGACTATCCAATACAGACCATGGGCGGACTCAAGGCCAGGGGCCATCCAGTTGGAGCGACTGGCGTCTACCAGACGGTTGAGGCAGTGCTCCAGCTCCGCGGTGAGGCTCCGAACCAGGTTCCAGACGCTGAGGTGGGCCTGACCCAGAACATAGGTGGAACCGGCTCGAACATAACGGTTACCGTTTTGAGGAGGGTCTGAAATGTCTAGGCCAATGCAGGTTTCCCGTTACTGGAGGCACTTCCGCGAGAAGTACAGGCTCATCGGTGGAAAGTGCGAGAACGGTCATGTCCACTTCCCAAAGAGGCCAATCTGCCCAGTCTGCGGCAGCAGGGAGATCGAAGAGGTAGAACTGAGCGGAAAGGGCAAAGTGCTAAGCTGGACCCTCGTTAGAAATCCGCCCAGTGGCTTTGAATACTACAAGCCCTATCCCCTCGCCCTCATAGAGCTCGAGGAGGGGCCGATAGTTCTGGCCCAGCTCACGGACGTTGATCCAGAGGAGATAGACTTCGGCATGGAAGTTGAAGTCGTCACCAAGAAGATAAGGGAGTTCGAGGAGGACGGAATAATCCTCTACGGCTACAAGTTCAGGCCGCCAGTGAAATGATCCGAGTTCTTTTCCACTTCCTTTTTCCCTGGTGATCCTTGAGGGAAGTTTAAGAGAAAACCAGTCCAACAAAGGAAATTGAGAAACGAGATTCAAGCCTTCTCTATCCTCATCCTATCTCCATTCTCGAACTCCAGCTCAAGCTTCCCGCGCTCCATCTTGACCTTAACGCCATCTACGACGGCCTCTATTTTCCCGCCCTTTGCCTCAACTCCAAGCATCTTCGCTATCTCTCCAACGCTCTTTAAAGAGCCGCTCATCGTCGTTTCAAGGGTCTCTCCACTGCTCTCTATCGTCACCTTCAGCCTGCCCTTTCCTTCCCTTATAAAACTCTCTTCTCTAAGTTCCTCGTTCAACTTCCTCACCTTCTCGGGACTTGGTGGATCTATGCAAGGCATAGCATCCACCCAACAAACTAACTATCTTTCCGCTCTTTATCATCCTTTCGGAGATCCTTTACCATCCTGACCCATATCCCGCTCTGTCCAACTTTCCTGAAACCGTAGCTCTCGTAGAATTTAATGGCACCTTCGTTCTTCTCCCCCACCCAGAGCTCTATCCTGTTGTTGTATTTGCTCAGGTATTCCAAGCACTTCTCCATGAGCTTGTGGCCTATCCCGTGCCCCTGGAAACGTTTGTCCACCACAAACTCGTGTACTGCACCGACGACCCTCCCCTCGTACTTGCTGTACCAGTCGTTATCGCAGACTATGAAGCCCACTATTTCATCCCCAAGCTTCGCCACGAAGAAGCCGTCCTTGGCCTTGTTCCAGCACCATCTCAGATAGCGCTTGGCGTAGCTCTCGCCCTCGCCGCCGTACTCGCGCATATTCTCATAGCCACTCATGTATATCTCGATGAGCCTCTCAAGAATTTCCTGGTCGAGTTTTTGCAGCTTCTCTATCCTTAC
This genomic interval carries:
- a CDS encoding C/D box methylation guide ribonucleoprotein complex aNOP56 subunit (functions along with aFIB and aL7a; guides 2'-O-methylation of ribose to specific sites in RNAs); amino-acid sequence: MKAYLAENVRGIYAFDESGDLIGQKVFSGRPEASLDKLLKGEPSEELLSFLEELKSQGYDEFVVEDAELSRKLKDLGYNAVSEFPNLAGKKLRESPEEFLGKDWFEEYFTVGVALTRMRIQEQSGARDKMIIQAIEALDDIDKVVNLLVSRLREWYSLHFPELDELLPKHQQYVAFVKAIGHRDNATRERLEELGLSEGKIEKILKAKETTMGAQMDETDLKVVKDFAEEIDRLYRLRAEIEDYLERAMDDVAPNLKALVGAKLGARLISLAGGLRELAMMPASTIQVLGAEKALFRHLRSGAKPPKHGVIFQYPAINRSPWWQRGKIARALAGKLAIAARVDYFSGEYIAEELKQEIETRIKEIKEKYPNPPKRKAKKPEKKEKGKKFKKKGKEKFRGKEKKKAKGGKGEKPGKGGKKKKKGGKR
- a CDS encoding fibrillarin-like rRNA/tRNA 2'-O-methyltransferase, which translates into the protein MKIKKHKFPGVYVFIDEDGSEKIATKNLVPGQKVYGERLIKFEGEEYRVWNPRRSKLGAAILNGLKHFPIKPGSSVLYLGVASGTTASHVSDIVGWEGRVFGVEFSPRVLRELVPIVEERRNIVPILGDATKPEEYRALVPQVDVIFEDVAQPTQAKILIDNAKVYLRSGGYAMISVKSRSIDVTKEPEQVFKEVEKELATYFEVVERLSLEPYEKDHALFVVRKP
- a CDS encoding hydroxymethylglutaryl-CoA synthase, whose amino-acid sequence is MRKLLKPIKDVGIVGYGAYVPRYRIKAEEIGRVWGVSSFPIEEKAVPGLDEDALTIGIEAARNALKRAGIDPKLIRAVWFGSESKPYAVKPTGTVIAEAIGATPDVSTADFEFACKAGTEALQTAIGFVGSGMADYAMAIGADTAQGRPGDHLEFTAGAGGAAFIVGEKSSETVAYFEGSYSYVTDTPDFWRRQHEHYPRHGNRFTGEPAYFHHIVNAAKTLMEELGLTVNDFDYAVFHQPNVKFPLTVGKILGIPKEKILPGLLTGIIGNTYSGATMVGVSAVLDIAKPGDRILWVSFGSGAGSDAFSIVVQDAIEEKRDLAPKTMDYVNRKKYIDYALYAKARRKYIM
- a CDS encoding thiolase domain-containing protein translates to MRKAVIIGAGMTPVGEHWKLALRDLAVEAVLNAMDDAGIDKVDSLYVGNMISGPFVEQENLGSLIADWAGLGNIPAVKIEAACASGGAAVQEGVKAVLSGLEDVVAVVGVEKMTDAWPNDATRYLAYAADAEWELFHGASFVALNALVMRYYMKTYGYTEEDLALFAVNAHTNGAKNPYAMFKRPIKLETVLKSPYIADPLKLFDASPVCDGAAAVIITTPEKAKELGVPKEKWVEVAGMGRAIDTINLANREDLLTLKAAKVAAERAYKMAGVEPKDIDFFEIHDAFTIMAALSLEALGVAKKGEGAKLAREGQIAIDADYPIQTMGGLKARGHPVGATGVYQTVEAVLQLRGEAPNQVPDAEVGLTQNIGGTGSNITVTVLRRV
- a CDS encoding Zn-ribbon domain-containing OB-fold protein, encoding MSRPMQVSRYWRHFREKYRLIGGKCENGHVHFPKRPICPVCGSREIEEVELSGKGKVLSWTLVRNPPSGFEYYKPYPLALIELEEGPIVLAQLTDVDPEEIDFGMEVEVVTKKIREFEEDGIILYGYKFRPPVK
- a CDS encoding GNAT family N-acetyltransferase, which gives rise to MSEVRIEKLQKLDQEILERLIEIYMSGYENMREYGGEGESYAKRYLRWCWNKAKDGFFVAKLGDEIVGFIVCDNDWYSKYEGRVVGAVHEFVVDKRFQGHGIGHKLMEKCLEYLSKYNNRIELWVGEKNEGAIKFYESYGFRKVGQSGIWVRMVKDLRKDDKERKDS